In the Thermomicrobiales bacterium genome, TCTTGACGATCACATTGCGCCAGAGGACGATGCTGCCGATGAGCTCATCAACCGGCTCGACTGGCTACGAGACCCATCACATCGCCGCGAACCGCGGCTCAGCGAATACGAGCGATGGTTCAGCGACGCGGGTCTACGCGTCACCACCATCGAGCATCGCCGCGAGCGGATTGACGCCGATGGCTGGTTCGCTCGCGCACAGACAGCGCCCGAACGCGAGGCGGACGCGCGCGAGCTGATGGCGACCGCAACGCCGGCGCTGCGCGATCTCTTCGCCATCACCAGCAGCCCGGCCGGATTCGATCTGCACGCGGTCATCATCGCCGCGCGACGCTAGCGTTCGGGCAACGCCTCAAGCAACCGGTCGATGTCGGCAGCCGTGTTGAAAAAGTAGGGCGCGACGCGGAACCCGGAGGGGCGTTGCGTCACTGACACGCGCGCCTCCGTCAGCAGCCGAAACACCTCATCGTTCTTCTGCTGGTCGTCGCTCGTGAAGGTCATGATCTGCGAGCGATGCCTCGGGTCCAGATCGGAGACGACCCGGTAGCCGGCCGCCGTGACGCCCTCCGCCAGCCGATCGAGCAGCCCGATCGCGTGTGCTGCGCTGCGTTCGGAGCCGACCTCCCTCACCAGGGAGAGCGAAGCGTGCAACGCGGTCATGCCCGCCTCGTTCAGCCCACCGGTCTGGAAGCGTGCCGCGCCATCGCGCCATTCCAGCGCGTACTCCGGATCGTCGAACGGGCGGCGCACAGACAAGCGGCCCGCGTACGTGACGTGTAATCGTTCGACCGCTCCCGGCGCGAACACGACGACCCCGAGGCCAAAACCGGCCATCAGCCACTTGAAGCAGTGGGAGACGATCGCCGTCGCGCCCAAAGCGGGGACGTCGATTGGCTGTGCGCCAAGAGCCTGGGTTGCGTCGACGAATAGCTCGACGCCGCGGTCGCGGCACAGCGAGCCAAGCGCTTCCAGGTCGTTGCGATAGCCATCGATGTACTCAACGTACGAGATCGCCACGGCCCGGGTGCGATCGTCGATCGCAGCATCGATGCGGGCCAGATCGGCGCGGCCGGCGACATCACGAGGAACGAGCTTCACTGCCACGTCGTGCCGTTCGAGCGCGCGGAACGGATAGACGACCGAGGGGTATTCGCCATCGAGGAGGACGACGTTGTCCCCCGGCCGGTAGTCGATGCTATGTGCCAGCAGGTTCATGCCGTCGGCAAGCGACGGGACCCAGGCAATCGCGTCCGGCGAGGAGCCGGTCAGCGCGGCCATCATGCGCGTCGCGTCGGCGGTCGTGTCCGGGCGGGCGGTCTCGAAGTAGTTGGGTGCGTCCCCAATCCCCGCCACCCACGCCTGCATTGCGCGCACGGTGCGCTGCGGGAATGGGCCATACGAGGCGGTGTTGAGGTAGGCCCACTCCGCGGTAAACGGAAACTCACTACGTCGCATCTGCGCGTCGATCGGATTTGTCACCCGTTGCCTCCCGTGCTGATCGTGTCACCTGGTTGCCGAACGCGAACGTCGCTCAGGATAGCAAAGCATCACTCGGGGCCAGCGTCGCGATACACACGGCCCATTCACAACACGACATCCCGGCGGCGGCTTGAGCATCGTCGTCGACGCGAGGCGGTTCTAGCCCCGGTCCGTCAGCGCAGCGGCAACGCTCGCAGCAGACGATCGATGTCCTCGTCGGTATTGTAGAAGTAGGGTGAGACCCGGACGCCCCGCCCACGCAGGGTGACCGCAACCCGGGCCTTCTCCAGCTCCTCGACCAGCTGGCCATCGCGAACGTGGTCGCCACTGGTGAAGGTCAGAATCTGCGAACGATGATTCGGGTCCATGTCCGAAACGACGTCGTAACCCTTCTCGTCCACCCCCTCGGCCAGCCGGTTGGTCAGTGCCAACGTATGAGCCGCCGACCAGGCCGGCCCTGCCTGCGTGATCAGTGAGAGGGACGCGTGCAGCGCCGTCAGGCCGAGCACGTTGAGGCCGCCGGTCTGGAAGCGAGCCGCCCCATCGCGCCAGGCGAGCGCGTAGTCGTGGTCCTCGTAGTCGGACTTCACCGACAGGCGGCCGGCGTAGGTAACACCGATTCGCTCGATCGCATCCTCCGCGAAGATGACAACCCCGACACCGAAGCCGGCCATCAGCCACTTGTAGCCATGCGAGGCAATCGCGGTTACCCCGGTGCCGACGAGATCGACAGGTTGGGCCGCCAACGACTGCGTCGCGTCGACGAACAGCTCGATCCCACGCTCGCGACAGAGCCCGCCGAGCGCGACCAGATCATTCCGGAAGCCATCCATATACTCGACATGGGAGATCGCCAGGGCGCGAGTGCGGTCGTCCATCGCCGCCTCGATCAGTCGCGGATCGGTCCGCCCCTCCGCGTTGCGCGGGACGACGCGAATTTCGACGCCGAAGCGCTGGAGATTGAGGAACGGGTAGACGACCGAGGGGAACTCATCCGCCGGGATCAGGACGTTGTCGCCCTGCTTCCAGGTCAGGCCGTTGGCCAGCAAGTTCATCCCGTCGGCCAGCGACGGGACCCAGGCAACCATGTCGCCGCGGGTTCCGGCCAGCCCGGCCACCAACTCGGCTGTCTCTTCCGGCGTCGACCGCCGGCGAGAGAAGAAATCCTCCGACGGGCTGGAGAACTCGTCTGCCCAGCGCTTGACCGCCTCAACCGTGCGACGGGGGAAAGGCCCGTAGGCAGCGTGGTTCAGATACGACCACTCGCCGGTCATCGGGAACTCGTCGCGAAACATCTGGACATCGACAGTCTGGGCCACTCAGTCCCTCCCTGTTGTCACAATCATCGCCCATCGCATGGTTCAGCGCGGCATCGTACCCCAGGTTAGCCCTGGCTCTGGCCAGCGTCGGTGGTCTGCGCGCCAGTCACCTCGGCCAGCGAGCTCTTGTCTACCGAGAGATGGACGACGACATCGTCGGCGCGCTCGATCAGGTTCGCTGGAATGTAGCGCTCGTGATGCCGGAAGAAGCCTTGCTCCACGCGGAAACCCTGGACACGCCGCTGGGCGTCGCTGGCGATCTCGGTGATCCGCCCGACCTCGTGTTCGTCCTTATCGACAACCATCGTGCCCTCGGAAAGCATGACCGCGTTCGGCATCCGCTGATGAATCTCGTCGTCCACCATCAGATCGCTGGCGATGTATGGGGTCGCCGGCCACATGTAGCCACCGGCTCCGTAATAGCCGGCCGGCGGCATCACATAGTCGGCGTCGAGGTATTCCATCATCTGATCAGCTTCGGCGGTCGATAGCCGGACGTGAACCTTGCCATGGTCGACGTGGTCCACCAGGTCGATCGGCACGATCTTGTCGGTCGGAAAGAACCAGCCCCTCCGAACGATAATCGCGCGTTCCTCGCCACCAGTCGGGTCGATCACGATGCTATCCACGACGCCCAGCTTCGCGCCATCCGACCCGATGATGTCCGCCCCAAGCTCAATGGTCATGGGTCTGCCTCCTCCGTAGTCCATGTCCGGGCCGGATGCCCGGCTCGGGTGATAACGCAATCCGCATTCCCGTATCAAACCCGCCCGCCGAGGTGGCCGGCAGGCTGCCCGTGCGTGTATCATCGGCCTCGCAACAGCACACGTCATCCCGCCGCTCCGGACCTGGCCGGATAGATGGCGAGCCCGAGGAAGTGCCACCAACGATGACATCACTGGCTCCACGCCGGCCGTTTTACCCCCAACCTCGGCTGATCCTCTTCGATCTCGACAATACCATCTGCGATTATCGCACCGCCCGGATCACGCGTACACGCCACGCGTTCAGCCCCTGGTTCCAGGCCGAGGGCGATCTGGAAGAGGCGGTCCACGCCGCGATGCAGTATCCGACCGAAGGGGACGAACACCTGGCCGAGGTGCTGGCCGATTACGGCATCGACGCATCAGGCGTCGCCGAGCTTGCCCGCCAGCGCTTTGTCGAGGATCGCTTTCGCGGCCTGAGGCTATTCGAGGAGGCGCTCGACGCGATCGCCGTCATCAGCGAGGTCGCCTCGGTCGGGCTGGTGACCAATGGCCCATCGACGATCCAGCGGGCCAAGATCGAGATGTTCCGACTGGAGGCGCGTTTCCCGGTCATCGTCGTCTCCGAGGAGGTCGGGTCCTGGAAACCGGACCCGCGTATCTTCGCGATTGCGCTGGAGCGCTCCGGCCATCGGCCCGAGGACGCAATCTACGTCGGCGACTCTGCCGACCACGACATCCCTGGCGCGCGAGCAGCCGGGATGCGATCGGTCTGGGTCAATCGCTGGGGGATGACCTGGCCCGGTGGCGAGGAGCCGGACGCGTCGATCGCGACGCTTGACGAGCTGCTGCCATTGCTTGGGCTCGCTACCCCGGCCGAATCTGGCAGGAGTTGAGGATGGCCCGAGCACTCGTGCTGCTTCTCGCAGTCGTCGCGGTCGTGGCAGTGGCATATGGCAGCGTCGGTCGTCGTGGTGGTGACGCCACCCCGACAGTTGTGGCAACTCAACCAGCCGCCGCCCAGGGGGGGCAGACTCCCGCCGGGGAAACGCCGGTAAGCCAGCCTGCCGAAACTCCTGTGACGTCATCCGCGCCGCTGACGCCCGAACAGCTTCAGCAATACAAGCCAAACGAGCTGGGCCAGATCCCGATCCTCGAATACCACCAGATCGGCCCCAACCCCGAGCAATTCGTTCGCACTCCGGACCAGATGCGCGGGGATCTCCAGTGGCTCTACGACCACGGCTTCTACGTCATCAACATCAGCGAGATCCTCGCCGATCGGATCGACGTGCCGCTCGGCAAGAAGCCGGTCGTGCTGACGTTCGACGACAGCCCGGCCGGCCAGTTCCGGCTGTTGCGCCTGGACACTGGCCAGTACGCGATCGATCCGAACTGCGCCGTCGGCATCATGGAGACGTTCTTCGCCGCCCACCCCGACTTCGGCCGTGGCGGCCTGTTCGTCGTCCTGCCGAACATGGTGTTCGACTGGACGACGGTCGCAGCAGAGCCGGATCAGCAGGGCCTCGACCAGATGAAGGTACAGTGGCTCGTGGCCAACGGCTACGAGCTCAGCAATCACACGCGCGACCATGTCAGCCTCGGGGATCTGACGAACGACCAGATCATGTATCAGCTGGCCGAGGCAAACATCGAGATCAACAAGCTTGCGCCCGACGCGCCGATCCGCGTCGTGACACTGCCGTTCGGCATCTATCCTACGGGTGGTGACGACACGCTCCTGCGCGGATTCGATTACAACGGCCAGCACTTTGAATGGGAGGCGGCGCTTCTCGTCGGCGCTAATCCGACCGTGGTCCCCCTCAGCACCGAGTACGATCCATATGCGATGGCGCGGATCCAGGCGTTCGATGACGAGCTAAACAAGTGGTTCGGCGTGTTCGAGGACAACCCGGGGATACTGTATGTCTCCGACGGCAACCCGGACACCGTCACAATTCCCAATGACCTGCATTCATGGCTGGTCGGCACATTCGACGAATCAAAGGTTCACGGGCGTACGGTCATCCGGTACTGA is a window encoding:
- a CDS encoding HAD family hydrolase; its protein translation is MTSLAPRRPFYPQPRLILFDLDNTICDYRTARITRTRHAFSPWFQAEGDLEEAVHAAMQYPTEGDEHLAEVLADYGIDASGVAELARQRFVEDRFRGLRLFEEALDAIAVISEVASVGLVTNGPSTIQRAKIEMFRLEARFPVIVVSEEVGSWKPDPRIFAIALERSGHRPEDAIYVGDSADHDIPGARAAGMRSVWVNRWGMTWPGGEEPDASIATLDELLPLLGLATPAESGRS
- a CDS encoding polysaccharide deacetylase family protein; translated protein: MARALVLLLAVVAVVAVAYGSVGRRGGDATPTVVATQPAAAQGGQTPAGETPVSQPAETPVTSSAPLTPEQLQQYKPNELGQIPILEYHQIGPNPEQFVRTPDQMRGDLQWLYDHGFYVINISEILADRIDVPLGKKPVVLTFDDSPAGQFRLLRLDTGQYAIDPNCAVGIMETFFAAHPDFGRGGLFVVLPNMVFDWTTVAAEPDQQGLDQMKVQWLVANGYELSNHTRDHVSLGDLTNDQIMYQLAEANIEINKLAPDAPIRVVTLPFGIYPTGGDDTLLRGFDYNGQHFEWEAALLVGANPTVVPLSTEYDPYAMARIQAFDDELNKWFGVFEDNPGILYVSDGNPDTVTIPNDLHSWLVGTFDESKVHGRTVIRY
- a CDS encoding PRC-barrel domain-containing protein; this encodes MTIELGADIIGSDGAKLGVVDSIVIDPTGGEERAIIVRRGWFFPTDKIVPIDLVDHVDHGKVHVRLSTAEADQMMEYLDADYVMPPAGYYGAGGYMWPATPYIASDLMVDDEIHQRMPNAVMLSEGTMVVDKDEHEVGRITEIASDAQRRVQGFRVEQGFFRHHERYIPANLIERADDVVVHLSVDKSSLAEVTGAQTTDAGQSQG
- a CDS encoding aminotransferase class V-fold PLP-dependent enzyme gives rise to the protein MAQTVDVQMFRDEFPMTGEWSYLNHAAYGPFPRRTVEAVKRWADEFSSPSEDFFSRRRSTPEETAELVAGLAGTRGDMVAWVPSLADGMNLLANGLTWKQGDNVLIPADEFPSVVYPFLNLQRFGVEIRVVPRNAEGRTDPRLIEAAMDDRTRALAISHVEYMDGFRNDLVALGGLCRERGIELFVDATQSLAAQPVDLVGTGVTAIASHGYKWLMAGFGVGVVIFAEDAIERIGVTYAGRLSVKSDYEDHDYALAWRDGAARFQTGGLNVLGLTALHASLSLITQAGPAWSAAHTLALTNRLAEGVDEKGYDVVSDMDPNHRSQILTFTSGDHVRDGQLVEELEKARVAVTLRGRGVRVSPYFYNTDEDIDRLLRALPLR
- a CDS encoding aminotransferase class V-fold PLP-dependent enzyme is translated as MTNPIDAQMRRSEFPFTAEWAYLNTASYGPFPQRTVRAMQAWVAGIGDAPNYFETARPDTTADATRMMAALTGSSPDAIAWVPSLADGMNLLAHSIDYRPGDNVVLLDGEYPSVVYPFRALERHDVAVKLVPRDVAGRADLARIDAAIDDRTRAVAISYVEYIDGYRNDLEALGSLCRDRGVELFVDATQALGAQPIDVPALGATAIVSHCFKWLMAGFGLGVVVFAPGAVERLHVTYAGRLSVRRPFDDPEYALEWRDGAARFQTGGLNEAGMTALHASLSLVREVGSERSAAHAIGLLDRLAEGVTAAGYRVVSDLDPRHRSQIMTFTSDDQQKNDEVFRLLTEARVSVTQRPSGFRVAPYFFNTAADIDRLLEALPER